The Mannheimia pernigra sequence AAAATTTTGTAAAAATCTCACCGCTTGTGTTACTACATTAAGCGACAGTGACTGATTCAATCACCACATCTTCAACGGGAACATCTTGGTGGAAACCTTTGTTACCTGTTTTTACGCCCTTGATTTTATCAACCACGTCCATTCCTTCAACCACTTCGCCAAAGACTGCATAACCCCATTCTTGTACTACACTCTTGCCGAACATCTCTTTTGAGCGATAATCTAAGAAAGTGTTATCTGCCACATTGATGAAAAATTGTGAGGAAGCCGAGTGCGGATCAGACGTGCGAGCCATTGCCAACGTGCCACGTTTATTGCTTAAACCGTTGTTCGCCTCATTTTGGATTGGTGCTTTGGTTGGTTTTTCGGTCATTCCAACCGTCATACCGCCGCCTTGAATCATAAAACCGTCAATCACACGGTGGAAAATTGTGCCGTTGTAGAAGCCTTCTTTGCAGTAATCTTCAAAGTTTTTTGCCGTGATGGGCGCTTTTTCAACGTTCAATTCGATTTTGATGTCACCCAAATTGGTGTGTAATGTAATCATTCGATGTTCCTTATAAATAAAAATGGAATGAAAAATAAATTTCGCTCGCTATTATTAAAAAGTTTAAACGAAATTGCAAAAAAATCTCAAAATCAGACCGCTTATTCGCTATACTTAGCCCTATTTTTACCGAATCTTTTAATCAGAGGACACTTATGCTCAAAATTTATAACACCCTAAAACGTGAAAAAGAAGAATTTAAGCCGATCAACCCGAATCAAGTGGGAATGTACGTTTGTGGTGTGACGGTTTATGATCTTTGTCATTTTGGGCACGGTCGTACTTTTGTGTCGTTTGATGTGATTGCACGCTATTTACGTTATTTGGGCTACAATTTGCGTTATATCCGCAACATTACGGATGTGGACGATAAAATCATCAAGCGTGCGTTAGAAAATAATGAAACTTGCGATGAATTGGTGGAGCGAATGATTGCTGAAATGCATAAGGATTTTGATGCGTTGAACATTCTCCGCCCAGATGTGGAACCTCGTGCAACAAAGCATATTCCTGAAATTATCGCAATGGTGGAAAAACTCATCAAAAACGGACACGCTTATGTGGCAACCGATGGCGATGTGATGTTTGATGTGGAATCTTTCCAAAAATATGGTGCGTTATCTCGCCAAAACTTAGCACAGCTACAAGCAGGGGCAAGGGTAGAAATCAAATCGGTGAAGAAAAATCCGATGGATTTCGTGCTTTGGAAAATGTCGAAACAGAACGAACC is a genomic window containing:
- a CDS encoding peptidylprolyl isomerase translates to MITLHTNLGDIKIELNVEKAPITAKNFEDYCKEGFYNGTIFHRVIDGFMIQGGGMTVGMTEKPTKAPIQNEANNGLSNKRGTLAMARTSDPHSASSQFFINVADNTFLDYRSKEMFGKSVVQEWGYAVFGEVVEGMDVVDKIKGVKTGNKGFHQDVPVEDVVIESVTVA